A single Drosophila ananassae strain 14024-0371.13 chromosome 3L, ASM1763931v2, whole genome shotgun sequence DNA region contains:
- the LOC6495807 gene encoding aquaporin-11 → MSLASLGISALFMVGCCAAAQIARFLSQRLVTREGIVPILINEAIAAAELCACCFELIIVADNFGVSTYAVCLFLLTIWWGRVWGDASACPYTHMEDLVEGRTSFKEMALRSWAELMGGCCVYRIVQVFWWLELAETHRGRAFEACNADLQVSPYVGAAIEGVATLLCRLASKAIGAKEPRFGSYIDSFIGTSLVVAAFNFSGGYFNPVLATALKWGCRGHTNLEHIIVYWIGACAGAILSVPIFKLGVVRRLLVGDDNGSKAKKE, encoded by the exons ATGTCGTTGGCATCGCTGGGCATCAGTGCCCTCTTCATGGTCGGCTGCTGTGCCGCCGCACAAATTGCCCGCTTCCTTAGTCAACGGCTGGTGACCCGGGAGGGTATCGTGCCCATTCTGATCAACGAAGCGATCGCCGCCGCAGAACTGTGTGCCTGCTGCTTCGAGCTTATCATAG TGGCCGACAACTTCGGAGTATCCACGTACGCTGTCTGCCTCTTTCTGCTGACCATTTGGTGGGGACGAGTTTGGGGCGATGCATCTGCATGTCCCTACACCCACATGGAGGATTTGGTGGAAGGACGAACCAGCTTCAAGGAGATGGCGCTGCGAAGTTGGGCAGAGCTGATGGGCGGATGCTGTGTCTATCGAATCGTCCAGGTCTTCTGGTGGCTCGAGCTGGCCGAGACCCATCGAGGTCGTGCCTTTGAGGCCTGCAATGCTGACCTCCAGGTCAGTCCATACGTGGGAGCAGCCATCGAGGGAGTGGCCACGCTGCTCTGCCGTCTGGCGTCCAAAGCGATCGGGGCCAAGGAGCCCAGGTTTGGCAGCTACATCGACTCCTTCATCGGCACTAGCCTGGTGGTGGCAG CCTTCAACTTTTCCGGCGGATACTTCAACCCCGTACTGGCCACTGCCCTCAAATGGGGCTGTCGGGGCCACACCAACCTGGAGCACATCATTGTCTACTGGATTGGCGCCTGTGCCGGAGCTATTCTATCCGTTCCCATCTTCAAGTTGGGAGTGGTGAGGAGGCTCCTTGTAGGAGACGATAATGGCTCAAAGGCCAAGAAGGAATAG